A portion of the Sphingobacterium spiritivorum genome contains these proteins:
- a CDS encoding tetratricopeptide repeat protein — MMKKVLIALLIFTSFSLTVVAQSNIKEGNNSFALYTKTGDIKNLDNARKFADAAFANKRDSAQVKNNILRALVYSSYAVTDSLRKQKYPSDPIDIAQASLKLIDKKGGNDEFRTEISYVKQNLVSALIFKANKALNEKKYKEAYSYYERVDELSADNAAVASNLAVLAVQNKDYTKAAELYEGIIQSDKVTPNDYLQLANVYTIQDNKQATLDVLSQGRQQFPKSKEILFELIQVYSNNKSYDAIVPVIDEAISYEPENIEMNYLAGYANESINNIAKAKDYYEKVIRLDKNNYEANLALGLIYLKDFLANKDNNEAQYNAQNYLLKANEIKPYAINALKSLALYYEAADDMTQLDRVNLLLNQLTNN, encoded by the coding sequence ATGATGAAGAAAGTTTTAATAGCTTTATTAATATTTACCTCATTCAGCTTAACTGTTGTTGCCCAATCCAATATAAAGGAGGGCAACAACAGTTTTGCCTTATATACCAAAACCGGAGATATCAAAAATCTGGATAATGCACGTAAATTTGCCGATGCTGCTTTTGCCAACAAAAGAGACTCAGCGCAGGTCAAAAATAATATTTTACGTGCACTGGTATATAGTTCTTATGCCGTAACCGATTCGCTGCGCAAGCAAAAGTATCCTTCAGATCCGATTGACATTGCACAGGCATCGCTCAAGCTGATTGATAAAAAGGGTGGGAATGATGAATTCAGAACAGAAATCAGCTATGTAAAACAGAATCTGGTCTCTGCACTTATCTTTAAAGCCAATAAAGCCCTTAACGAGAAAAAATACAAAGAAGCTTATTCATATTACGAGCGTGTAGACGAATTAAGTGCTGACAATGCTGCTGTAGCCAGTAATCTGGCTGTACTGGCCGTGCAGAACAAAGACTACACTAAAGCTGCAGAATTGTATGAAGGCATCATTCAGTCCGACAAAGTAACACCAAACGATTATCTGCAACTTGCAAATGTTTATACAATACAGGATAACAAACAGGCTACTTTAGACGTTCTGAGTCAGGGAAGACAACAGTTTCCAAAAAGTAAAGAAATACTGTTTGAATTGATTCAGGTATATTCAAATAATAAATCCTATGATGCTATTGTGCCAGTAATCGATGAAGCTATATCCTACGAGCCGGAAAATATTGAAATGAATTACCTGGCCGGATATGCAAATGAATCTATTAACAATATCGCCAAAGCAAAGGATTATTATGAAAAAGTAATTCGTCTGGATAAAAATAATTATGAAGCCAATCTGGCTTTAGGATTGATTTATCTGAAGGATTTTCTGGCAAACAAAGATAATAATGAAGCGCAGTATAATGCGCAGAACTATCTTTTGAAAGCAAATGAGATAAAACCTTATGCAATTAATGCATTAAAATCACTGGCTTTGTATTACGAAGCTGCTGATGATATGACACAATTGGATCGTGTCAATTTATTATTGAACCAACTTACAAATAATTAA
- a CDS encoding tetratricopeptide repeat protein: protein MNIKRTIVLSVLLSAGTFVFAQTGNLKKAKAAIAKFEELKGAGQAKLGESNLKTASEAINEAIAHEKTKDLAETWTYYALVNANYASINNSAEDAQKAEEGIKKATELDTDKKNADNIKVATQILGQYNFNQGVAAWEKQDFQNAYKSFDKGLVYLPGDTTLTYYSGLAAIQNKDYKSAIEKYKLLIPEKTFSNHKSVLVDLPKLYLSALDTTSALEYASVAAKEYPTDNAAAVQNIELNLIAGNEQKIVSDIESQLAKDPTNKTLFYYLGIARSATKETDKALEAYKKAIELDPNYFEANTNAAVTIMNLVREDINKANNDRSLKPAEYNAAVAAAKDKLKPALPYLLKLVELEPKNVDSLKYLKSYYDFIQDEAKSKEVQAKIDALN, encoded by the coding sequence ATGAACATTAAAAGAACAATAGTTTTATCCGTACTGTTATCTGCAGGAACATTTGTTTTTGCACAAACGGGAAACTTAAAAAAAGCAAAAGCGGCAATTGCTAAATTTGAAGAACTGAAAGGTGCTGGACAAGCTAAATTAGGAGAATCTAATTTAAAAACAGCTTCTGAGGCGATAAACGAAGCTATTGCTCATGAAAAAACAAAAGATCTGGCGGAAACCTGGACATACTACGCTTTAGTAAACGCAAACTATGCATCCATTAACAATTCTGCTGAAGATGCACAGAAAGCGGAAGAAGGAATCAAAAAAGCTACTGAATTAGATACCGATAAGAAAAATGCCGACAACATTAAGGTAGCAACTCAGATCTTAGGTCAGTATAACTTCAATCAGGGAGTTGCAGCTTGGGAGAAACAAGATTTCCAAAATGCTTACAAATCATTCGATAAAGGACTTGTGTACCTTCCGGGAGATACAACATTGACTTATTATTCAGGTCTTGCTGCGATTCAGAATAAGGATTACAAAAGTGCAATTGAAAAATATAAATTGCTGATCCCTGAAAAAACATTTTCTAACCACAAAAGTGTATTAGTAGATTTGCCTAAACTTTATCTTTCGGCTTTGGATACTACAAGTGCATTAGAATATGCAAGTGTCGCTGCTAAAGAATATCCTACAGACAATGCTGCTGCTGTTCAGAATATCGAACTTAACCTGATCGCAGGTAATGAGCAGAAAATCGTTTCGGATATCGAAAGTCAGCTGGCAAAAGATCCTACAAACAAAACATTATTCTACTATCTGGGTATAGCACGCAGTGCTACAAAAGAAACAGACAAAGCATTGGAAGCATACAAAAAAGCGATCGAATTAGATCCTAATTATTTCGAAGCAAATACAAATGCTGCTGTTACTATTATGAATTTGGTTAGAGAAGATATCAACAAAGCAAACAACGACCGGTCATTGAAACCAGCAGAATACAATGCTGCTGTAGCTGCTGCTAAGGACAAACTAAAACCAGCTTTACCTTATTTGTTAAAACTGGTAGAATTAGAGCCTAAAAATGTAGATTCGTTAAAATACCTGAAAAGTTACTATGACTTCATTCAGGATGAAGCAAAAAGTAAAGAAGTGCAGGCAAAAATCGATGCTTTAAACTAA
- a CDS encoding quinone-dependent dihydroorotate dehydrogenase, translated as MYKLIKPFFFSMNPESAHHTVTGGLQTFTKIWGAKSLLKSIYTVEDKRLEREVFGLKFKNPVGLAAGFDKNGEYIDEMVNFGFGFIEIGTVTPRPQPGNDKPRMFRLVSDKALINRMGFNNQGADVAAGRLRHLKQRGNIIIGGNIGKNKITPNEDAVLDYIYCFKALFDYVDYFVVNVSSPNTPGLRDLQEKEPLMNILRQLMDINSKDGISKPILLKIAPDLTNSQLDDIVEIVQETQIAGVIATNTTISRDGLQSDPNLVKETGGVSGRPLTNRSTEVIRYLADKSGRSFPIIGVGGIHSAQDAIEKLDAGASLIQVYTGFIYEGPGLISDICKGILKAGK; from the coding sequence ATGTACAAACTGATCAAACCATTTTTCTTCTCCATGAACCCTGAATCTGCCCATCATACCGTAACAGGAGGATTGCAAACGTTCACGAAAATATGGGGGGCAAAATCCTTATTGAAATCTATTTATACGGTAGAGGATAAACGCCTGGAACGCGAAGTATTCGGATTAAAATTCAAAAATCCGGTTGGTCTGGCGGCTGGTTTCGACAAAAATGGAGAGTACATTGATGAAATGGTCAACTTTGGTTTCGGCTTTATAGAGATCGGTACCGTTACACCGAGACCTCAGCCAGGCAATGATAAACCACGTATGTTTCGATTGGTGTCTGATAAAGCGCTCATAAACCGTATGGGTTTTAACAATCAGGGGGCTGATGTCGCAGCAGGAAGACTGAGACATCTGAAGCAAAGAGGTAATATTATTATCGGCGGGAATATAGGTAAGAATAAAATAACTCCAAATGAAGACGCTGTTCTGGATTATATTTACTGTTTCAAAGCACTGTTTGACTATGTAGATTACTTTGTTGTGAATGTAAGTTCGCCTAACACCCCCGGACTGCGTGATCTGCAGGAAAAGGAGCCACTGATGAACATTTTGCGTCAGTTGATGGATATCAATAGTAAGGATGGCATTTCAAAACCTATACTTCTTAAAATCGCTCCGGATCTGACGAATAGTCAACTGGATGATATTGTAGAGATTGTACAGGAAACTCAAATTGCAGGTGTTATTGCAACGAATACTACCATATCCAGAGACGGCTTACAAAGTGATCCGAATCTGGTCAAAGAAACCGGAGGCGTAAGCGGACGGCCCCTGACAAACCGCTCTACAGAGGTGATCAGGTATCTGGCGGATAAATCAGGTCGTTCCTTTCCGATAATAGGAGTAGGGGGAATACATTCCGCTCAGGATGCAATAGAAAAGCTGGATGCCGGAGCGAGTCTGATTCAGGTGTATACCGGATTTATATATGAAGGCCCCGGGTTGATCTCTGATATCTGTAAGGGAATACTCAAGGCCGGAAAATAA
- a CDS encoding ABC-F family ATP-binding cassette domain-containing protein — MISINNLTFEIGSRALYDEASWHIKPGDKVGLIGANGTGKSTLLRLIVGQYTPTSGTISMAKDLKIGYLNQDLLSYHSDKSILHVAMEAFERQNQLHTEIENLLQKLETDYSDEILNKLSDKQMEFEALDGYNIEFRAHEILAGLGFSEDEQKRPLATFSGGWRMRVMLARILLQTPDILLLDEPTNHMDLPSIKWLENYLQAFEGAIVIVSHDRYFLDGIIKKTVESRKGKLTLYAGNYSFYLEEKALRSEIQSNQFKNQQAKIKQEERLIERFRAKASKAKMAQSRIKALDRMEKIDDVDDDNPTVNFQFKFSKPSGRHVVTLENISKSYPNLEILKNTDGLIEKGDKIALIGANGKGKSTLLRIVADADHEYTGTSTKGHNVSQTFFAQHQLEALHLENSIIAEMQAFAPKHTETELRSILGCFLFSGDDAFKKIKVLSGGEKSRVALAKALTADANFLVLDEPTNHLDMQSVNILIQALQQYEGTLIVVSHDRYFLDHVANKIWFIEDKEIKEYPGTYQEYEEWNAKRILNPAEKKPEKKVVAEQPKKVKIAPTEDKFKVISKKNKELAVLEQEISEKENEVKFLENEIAKEEIYSDAVKLQDHTRRYNSEKALLNQLQKNWEELAEEIMELEG; from the coding sequence ATGATATCTATAAATAATTTAACATTTGAAATTGGCTCCCGGGCATTGTACGATGAGGCCAGTTGGCATATCAAACCAGGAGATAAAGTCGGTCTGATCGGAGCTAACGGTACCGGTAAATCAACTTTATTGCGCCTTATCGTCGGACAGTATACACCGACTTCGGGAACGATTTCTATGGCCAAAGACTTAAAAATTGGTTATTTAAACCAGGATTTATTGTCATACCACTCTGATAAAAGTATTTTACATGTAGCGATGGAGGCTTTCGAACGCCAGAATCAGCTTCATACAGAAATAGAAAATCTCCTGCAAAAACTAGAAACTGACTATTCGGATGAAATCCTGAATAAACTAAGTGATAAGCAGATGGAGTTCGAAGCACTGGACGGTTACAACATCGAGTTCCGTGCACATGAAATACTGGCGGGTCTGGGATTTTCAGAAGATGAGCAGAAGAGACCCTTAGCCACCTTCTCCGGAGGATGGCGCATGCGTGTCATGCTGGCGAGGATCCTGTTGCAGACACCTGATATTCTTTTATTAGATGAGCCTACCAACCACATGGACTTACCTTCTATCAAGTGGTTAGAAAACTATCTGCAGGCATTTGAAGGAGCCATTGTCATCGTTTCGCACGACAGGTATTTCCTGGATGGTATTATCAAGAAGACAGTAGAGTCCCGTAAAGGAAAATTGACGCTTTATGCCGGTAATTACAGCTTCTATCTGGAAGAGAAAGCACTGCGCAGTGAGATTCAATCCAATCAATTCAAAAACCAGCAGGCAAAAATTAAACAGGAAGAACGCCTTATCGAACGCTTCAGAGCCAAAGCCTCAAAAGCAAAGATGGCACAATCCCGTATTAAGGCATTGGACCGAATGGAGAAAATTGATGATGTGGATGATGACAATCCTACGGTCAACTTTCAGTTTAAATTTTCCAAACCATCCGGACGACATGTTGTCACGCTTGAAAACATAAGCAAATCGTATCCGAATCTGGAGATTCTGAAAAACACGGACGGACTTATAGAAAAGGGTGATAAAATTGCGCTCATCGGAGCTAACGGTAAAGGAAAATCTACCTTGCTTCGTATTGTAGCTGATGCAGATCATGAATACACCGGAACCAGTACAAAAGGTCACAATGTTTCACAAACGTTCTTTGCACAGCACCAATTAGAAGCTTTGCATCTGGAGAACTCCATTATTGCGGAAATGCAGGCTTTTGCACCCAAACATACCGAAACAGAACTTCGATCCATTCTGGGATGTTTTCTGTTTTCAGGTGATGATGCATTCAAAAAGATCAAAGTGCTTTCCGGAGGAGAAAAGTCACGTGTAGCACTGGCGAAGGCCCTTACCGCTGATGCCAATTTTCTGGTACTGGATGAGCCTACCAACCACCTGGATATGCAGTCGGTCAATATTCTGATACAGGCCTTACAACAATATGAAGGTACATTAATCGTCGTATCTCACGACCGTTATTTCCTGGATCATGTAGCCAATAAAATCTGGTTTATTGAAGACAAGGAAATCAAAGAATATCCGGGTACTTATCAGGAGTATGAAGAATGGAATGCCAAACGCATCCTGAATCCTGCCGAGAAAAAACCTGAGAAGAAAGTAGTAGCAGAACAACCTAAAAAGGTAAAAATCGCTCCTACAGAGGATAAATTTAAAGTTATCAGCAAAAAAAATAAAGAATTAGCTGTACTTGAACAGGAGATTTCCGAAAAAGAGAATGAGGTGAAATTTTTAGAGAATGAAATTGCAAAAGAAGAAATCTATTCGGATGCGGTCAAACTTCAGGATCATACCCGCCGGTACAATTCTGAAAAAGCCTTGCTAAACCAGCTACAGAAAAACTGGGAAGAGCTGGCTGAAGAAATCATGGAACTCGAAGGATAA
- a CDS encoding nuclear transport factor 2 family protein, with protein MIPSHREIAESFSSLDFDLVLPHLSDYVEWHISEKEVLKGKAALVAYSKELKASDTTGQVTLDIINVIEDDNNVVIQAKVAFGNEETGEKVRQICTVYDFDDLDHLHVIRTYTMTEK; from the coding sequence ATGATACCATCACATAGAGAAATAGCTGAATCATTTTCGTCTCTTGATTTTGATCTTGTCCTTCCTCATTTGTCAGATTACGTAGAGTGGCATATCAGTGAAAAGGAAGTATTAAAAGGAAAGGCTGCTTTAGTGGCGTACAGTAAAGAGTTGAAGGCTTCAGATACCACCGGTCAGGTTACTTTGGATATCATTAATGTTATTGAGGATGATAATAATGTCGTTATCCAGGCGAAAGTAGCTTTTGGTAATGAAGAAACGGGAGAGAAGGTAAGGCAGATCTGTACGGTTTATGACTTTGATGATCTGGATCACTTGCATGTAATCCGAACGTATACTATGACAGAAAAATAG